Proteins encoded in a region of the Halobacteriovoraceae bacterium genome:
- a CDS encoding LysE family transporter → MEIFIKIILIHIAAVSSPGPDFALVVNYSLKKGMKSAMIVSCGIGTGLIFHITYSLFGLGILIEKYPLINSMFKYLGCLYIIYIGFMITFSSWKTRGKIVLESKKYEINSPFLVGLWTNILNFKASLYFVSIFSPILVVDTVKLTEKYILSFLIILITILWFWLISFIFSRNFARKQYEKRAYLIDCALGTMMVMIGVSLLVGQYSS, encoded by the coding sequence GTGGAAATTTTCATAAAAATTATTCTGATCCATATTGCCGCAGTGAGTTCCCCTGGACCTGATTTTGCACTTGTTGTAAACTACTCTCTCAAAAAAGGAATGAAGAGTGCCATGATTGTTTCTTGTGGAATTGGTACAGGTCTTATCTTCCATATAACCTATTCTCTTTTTGGACTTGGTATTCTTATTGAAAAATATCCTCTTATAAATTCAATGTTTAAATATTTAGGTTGTTTATATATTATCTATATTGGATTTATGATCACTTTTAGCTCTTGGAAAACGAGAGGAAAAATTGTTTTAGAAAGTAAAAAGTATGAAATAAACTCACCTTTTCTTGTTGGATTGTGGACAAACATACTCAATTTTAAAGCTTCACTATATTTCGTAAGTATTTTCTCGCCAATACTCGTAGTTGATACAGTAAAATTAACAGAGAAGTATATTTTATCCTTTTTGATTATATTGATTACAATTTTATGGTTTTGGTTAATTTCATTTATTTTTTCTCGTAATTTTGCTCGTAAGCAATACGAAAAAAGGGCGTATCTCATAGATTGCGCCCTT